One Rosa chinensis cultivar Old Blush chromosome 3, RchiOBHm-V2, whole genome shotgun sequence DNA window includes the following coding sequences:
- the LOC112194953 gene encoding sucrose synthase 7 isoform X1 has translation MDSATAATKRSDSIAESMPDALRQSRYHMKRCFAKFIEKGKRIMKLQHLMNEVELVIDDKVEMNQVLAGVLGYILCSTQEAVVSPPHVLFSIRPNPGYWEFVKVSSEDLSVEAITVRDYLKCKETLYDEKWANDENALEVDFRAIDFSTPHLTLSSSIGNGLDYVSKFMTSMLAGRLENSQPLVDYLLSLNYQGEKLMINDTLNTAAKLQMAMIVTEVYLSGLPKDTPFQNFELRFKEWGFEKGWGDTAERSKETMRILSEVLQAPDPLNMERFLSRLPTIFNVVIFSPHGYFGQADVLGLPDTGGQVVYILDQVKALEEELLLRIKQQGLAVRPQIFVVTRLIPEARGTTCNQELEPINGTKYSNILRVPFRTEKGVLRRWVSRFDIYPYLELFVQDATAKILDLMDGKPDLIIGNYTDGNLVASLMANKLGITQATIAHALEKTKYEDSDIKWKELDPKYHFSCQFLADTISMNATDFVIASTFQEIAGSKDRPGQYESHTAFTLPGLCRVVSGINVFDPKFNIAAPGADQSVYFPYTEKQKRVSSFHPAIEELLYSKEDNNEHMGFLVDRKKPIIFSMARLDTVKNITGLVEWYGKNKRLRNLVNLVVVGGFFDPSKSKDREEIAEIKKMHSLIEKYQLQGQIRWIAAQTDRNRNGELYRYIADTRGAFVQPALYEAFGLTVIEAMNCGLPTFATNQGGPAEIIVDGISGFHIDPNNGDDASSKIADFFEKCKTEATYWDKYSKAGLQRIYECYTWKIYANKVLNMGCTYTFWRQLNKEQKQAKQRYIQMFFNLQYRNLVKSVPIPSDEPEKPAPKPVTKSQTTQSTRRSQSRLQRLFGA, from the exons atggattctgcaACTGCAGCCACGAAGCGATCTGACTccatagccgaaagcatgcccgACGCTCTGAGGCAGAGCCGGTACCATATGAAGAGGTGTTTTGCTAAGTTCATTGAAAAGGGAAAAAGGATAATGAAACTTCAGCACTTGATGAATGAAGTGGAGTTAGTCATAGATGACAAGGTTGAAATGAACCAAGTCTTGGCAGGAGTACTTGGCTATATATTGTGTTCAACTCAG GAAGCTGTTGTTAGTCCTCCACATGTTCTCTTTTCAATAAGACCAAACCCTGGATATTGGGAATTTGTTAAAGTCAGCTCTGAGGATCTGTCAGTTGAGGCCATCACTGTGAGGGACTACTTGAAATGCAAAGAAACACTTTATGATGAGAAATG GGCCAATGATGAAAATGCATTGGAGGTGGATTTTAGAGCAATTGACTTCTCTACTCCTCACTTAACTCTATCGTCCTCGATTGGAAATGGACTCGACTATGTTTCCAAGTTCATGACTTCGATGCTAGCTGGGAGATTGGAGAATTCGCAGCCCCTTGTGGACTACTTACTTTCACTGAATTATCAAGGAGAA AAACTTATGATCAATGACACCCTCAACACTGCTGCAAAGCTTCAGATGGCCATGATTGTGACAGAAGTTTACCTCTCGGGGCTTCCGAAGGACActccatttcaaaattttgaacttAG GTTTAAGGAGTGGGGCTTTGAGAAGGGTTGGGGAGACACAGCAGAGAGATCCAAGGAAACAATGAGAATACTATCAGAAGTACTACAAGCTCCAGATCCACTTAACATGGAGAGGTTTTTGAGCAGGCTTCCTACCATATTCAATGTTGTAATATTCTCTCCTCATGGCTATTTTGGCCAAGCTGATGTTCTTGGTTTGCCAGACACCGGTGGACAG GTTGTTTATATTCTGGATCAAGTTAAAGCTCTGGAAGAAGAATTGCTCCTTAGAATTAAGCAACAAGGGCTTGCTGTGAGGCCTCAGATTTTTGTG GTAACAAGACTCATTCCTGAAGCAAGGGGAACCACGTGCAATCAGGAGTTGGAACCTATCAATGGCACCAAGTACTCAAACATTCTTAGGGTTCCATTTAGGACAGAAAAGGGGGTCCTTCGTCGTTGGGTTTCTCGTTTTGATATCTACCCCTATCTTGAGCTGTTTGTGCAG GATGCTACAGCCAAAATCCTCGACCTCATGGACGGGAAGCCTGATCTTATTATTGGAAATTACACTGATGGGAATTTGGTGGCCTCTCTGATGGCTAACAAACTTGGAATAACTCAG GCAACAATTGCACATGCTTTGGAGAAGACCAAGTATGAAGACTCAGACATCAAGTGGAAGGAATTAGACCCTAAGTATCACTTCTCATGCCAATTTCTAGCAGACACAATTTCAATGAATGCAACAGATTTTGTCATTGCAAGCACATTCCAGGAAATTGCAGGAAG CAAAGACAGACCAGGACAATATGAAAGCCATACCGCATTTACTCTCCCAGGGCTTTGTAGAGTTGTTTCAGGCATCAATGTATTCGATCCCAAATTTAACATTGCTGCACCTGGGGCTGACCAGTCTGTCTATTTTCCTTACACTGAGAAACAAAAAAGAGTCTCATCATTTCATCCTGCCATTGAAGAACTACTGTATAGCAAGGAGGATAACAATGAACATAT GGGGTTTCTAGTGGATAGGAAGAAACCTATCATCTTCTCAATGGCAAGGCTTGACACTGTTAAGAACATTACTGGTTTAGTTGAATGGTATGGCAAAAACAAGAGGCTCAGAAATCTGGTTAACCTTGTAGTAGTTGGAGGCTTCTTTGACCCTTCAAAATCAAAAGATAGAGAGGAAATAGCAGAAATTAAAAAGATGCATTCACTGATAGAGAAGTACCAGCTCCAGGGTCAGATCAGATGGATAGCAGCACAGACTGATAGGAACCGCAATGGAGAACTCTACCGTTATATTGCGGACACCAGGGGAGCTTTTGTCCAACCTGCTCTATATGAAGCTTTTGGTCTTACTGTCATTGAGGCAATGAACTGTGGTTTACCCACTTTTGCAACCAACCAAGGAGGGCCAGCTGAAATCATTGTTGATGGGATCTCTGGTTTCCATATTGATCCGAACAACGGTGATGATGCAAGCAGCAAAATTGCCGATTTCTTTGAGAAATGCAAAACTGAGGCTACATACTGGGACAAGTATTCAAAAGCGGGTTTGCAACGCATTTATGAATG CTACACTTGGAAGATATATGCAAACAAGGTGTTGAACATGGGCTGCACGTATACATTCTGGAGGCAGTTGAACAAAGAGCAGAAACAGGCAAAGCAAAGATACATCCAGATGTTCTTTAATCTCCAATATAGAAATTTG GTGAAGAGTGTGCCTATCCCAAGTGACGAGCCTGAAAAACCAGCACCAAAGCCAGTCACCAAATCACAGACGACTCAAAG CACTAGACGCTCACAGTCCCGATTGCAAAG GTTGTTTGGAGCCTGA
- the LOC112194953 gene encoding sucrose synthase 7 isoform X2 gives MDSATAATKRSDSIAESMPDALRQSRYHMKRCFAKFIEKGKRIMKLQHLMNEVELVIDDKVEMNQVLAGVLGYILCSTQEAVVSPPHVLFSIRPNPGYWEFVKVSSEDLSVEAITVRDYLKCKETLYDEKWANDENALEVDFRAIDFSTPHLTLSSSIGNGLDYVSKFMTSMLAGRLENSQPLVDYLLSLNYQGEKLMINDTLNTAAKLQMAMIVTEVYLSGLPKDTPFQNFELRFKEWGFEKGWGDTAERSKETMRILSEVLQAPDPLNMERFLSRLPTIFNVVIFSPHGYFGQADVLGLPDTGGQVVYILDQVKALEEELLLRIKQQGLAVRPQIFVVTRLIPEARGTTCNQELEPINGTKYSNILRVPFRTEKGVLRRWVSRFDIYPYLELFVQDATAKILDLMDGKPDLIIGNYTDGNLVASLMANKLGITQATIAHALEKTKYEDSDIKWKELDPKYHFSCQFLADTISMNATDFVIASTFQEIAGSKDRPGQYESHTAFTLPGLCRVVSGINVFDPKFNIAAPGADQSVYFPYTEKQKRVSSFHPAIEELLYSKEDNNEHMGFLVDRKKPIIFSMARLDTVKNITGLVEWYGKNKRLRNLVNLVVVGGFFDPSKSKDREEIAEIKKMHSLIEKYQLQGQIRWIAAQTDRNRNGELYRYIADTRGAFVQPALYEAFGLTVIEAMNCGLPTFATNQGGPAEIIVDGISGFHIDPNNGDDASSKIADFFEKCKTEATYWDKYSKAGLQRIYECYTWKIYANKVLNMGCTYTFWRQLNKEQKQAKQRYIQMFFNLQYRNLVKSVPIPSDEPEKPAPKPVTKSQTTQSTRRSQSRLQR, from the exons atggattctgcaACTGCAGCCACGAAGCGATCTGACTccatagccgaaagcatgcccgACGCTCTGAGGCAGAGCCGGTACCATATGAAGAGGTGTTTTGCTAAGTTCATTGAAAAGGGAAAAAGGATAATGAAACTTCAGCACTTGATGAATGAAGTGGAGTTAGTCATAGATGACAAGGTTGAAATGAACCAAGTCTTGGCAGGAGTACTTGGCTATATATTGTGTTCAACTCAG GAAGCTGTTGTTAGTCCTCCACATGTTCTCTTTTCAATAAGACCAAACCCTGGATATTGGGAATTTGTTAAAGTCAGCTCTGAGGATCTGTCAGTTGAGGCCATCACTGTGAGGGACTACTTGAAATGCAAAGAAACACTTTATGATGAGAAATG GGCCAATGATGAAAATGCATTGGAGGTGGATTTTAGAGCAATTGACTTCTCTACTCCTCACTTAACTCTATCGTCCTCGATTGGAAATGGACTCGACTATGTTTCCAAGTTCATGACTTCGATGCTAGCTGGGAGATTGGAGAATTCGCAGCCCCTTGTGGACTACTTACTTTCACTGAATTATCAAGGAGAA AAACTTATGATCAATGACACCCTCAACACTGCTGCAAAGCTTCAGATGGCCATGATTGTGACAGAAGTTTACCTCTCGGGGCTTCCGAAGGACActccatttcaaaattttgaacttAG GTTTAAGGAGTGGGGCTTTGAGAAGGGTTGGGGAGACACAGCAGAGAGATCCAAGGAAACAATGAGAATACTATCAGAAGTACTACAAGCTCCAGATCCACTTAACATGGAGAGGTTTTTGAGCAGGCTTCCTACCATATTCAATGTTGTAATATTCTCTCCTCATGGCTATTTTGGCCAAGCTGATGTTCTTGGTTTGCCAGACACCGGTGGACAG GTTGTTTATATTCTGGATCAAGTTAAAGCTCTGGAAGAAGAATTGCTCCTTAGAATTAAGCAACAAGGGCTTGCTGTGAGGCCTCAGATTTTTGTG GTAACAAGACTCATTCCTGAAGCAAGGGGAACCACGTGCAATCAGGAGTTGGAACCTATCAATGGCACCAAGTACTCAAACATTCTTAGGGTTCCATTTAGGACAGAAAAGGGGGTCCTTCGTCGTTGGGTTTCTCGTTTTGATATCTACCCCTATCTTGAGCTGTTTGTGCAG GATGCTACAGCCAAAATCCTCGACCTCATGGACGGGAAGCCTGATCTTATTATTGGAAATTACACTGATGGGAATTTGGTGGCCTCTCTGATGGCTAACAAACTTGGAATAACTCAG GCAACAATTGCACATGCTTTGGAGAAGACCAAGTATGAAGACTCAGACATCAAGTGGAAGGAATTAGACCCTAAGTATCACTTCTCATGCCAATTTCTAGCAGACACAATTTCAATGAATGCAACAGATTTTGTCATTGCAAGCACATTCCAGGAAATTGCAGGAAG CAAAGACAGACCAGGACAATATGAAAGCCATACCGCATTTACTCTCCCAGGGCTTTGTAGAGTTGTTTCAGGCATCAATGTATTCGATCCCAAATTTAACATTGCTGCACCTGGGGCTGACCAGTCTGTCTATTTTCCTTACACTGAGAAACAAAAAAGAGTCTCATCATTTCATCCTGCCATTGAAGAACTACTGTATAGCAAGGAGGATAACAATGAACATAT GGGGTTTCTAGTGGATAGGAAGAAACCTATCATCTTCTCAATGGCAAGGCTTGACACTGTTAAGAACATTACTGGTTTAGTTGAATGGTATGGCAAAAACAAGAGGCTCAGAAATCTGGTTAACCTTGTAGTAGTTGGAGGCTTCTTTGACCCTTCAAAATCAAAAGATAGAGAGGAAATAGCAGAAATTAAAAAGATGCATTCACTGATAGAGAAGTACCAGCTCCAGGGTCAGATCAGATGGATAGCAGCACAGACTGATAGGAACCGCAATGGAGAACTCTACCGTTATATTGCGGACACCAGGGGAGCTTTTGTCCAACCTGCTCTATATGAAGCTTTTGGTCTTACTGTCATTGAGGCAATGAACTGTGGTTTACCCACTTTTGCAACCAACCAAGGAGGGCCAGCTGAAATCATTGTTGATGGGATCTCTGGTTTCCATATTGATCCGAACAACGGTGATGATGCAAGCAGCAAAATTGCCGATTTCTTTGAGAAATGCAAAACTGAGGCTACATACTGGGACAAGTATTCAAAAGCGGGTTTGCAACGCATTTATGAATG CTACACTTGGAAGATATATGCAAACAAGGTGTTGAACATGGGCTGCACGTATACATTCTGGAGGCAGTTGAACAAAGAGCAGAAACAGGCAAAGCAAAGATACATCCAGATGTTCTTTAATCTCCAATATAGAAATTTG GTGAAGAGTGTGCCTATCCCAAGTGACGAGCCTGAAAAACCAGCACCAAAGCCAGTCACCAAATCACAGACGACTCAAAG CACTAGACGCTCACAGTCCCGATTGCAAAGGTAA